One window of Triticum dicoccoides isolate Atlit2015 ecotype Zavitan chromosome 5A, WEW_v2.0, whole genome shotgun sequence genomic DNA carries:
- the LOC119296872 gene encoding uncharacterized protein LOC119296872: MDTPQKKAGSTGRKIASPCPDAVRLVSQRTLSTGCFFLVIFALDHAFDHFNFQIPCSPSGIFLRCVEPTDAVALANAAAESAGWIGMLWCGAAQTAAATLALHLPCRYRRVRRALAYIARALAIVGHSLYARATVLLYAADPGSLFAVMGWTLIIVFLAVFDLLCFLILMLGREVRTECD, translated from the exons ATGGACACCCCGCAAAAGAAGGCTGGATCCACGGGCAGGAAGATAGCGTCTCCGTGCCCGGATGCTGTCCGGCTGGTCAGCCAGCGGACACTCTCCACCGGCTGCTTCTTCCTCGTCATCTTCGCACTCGACCACGCTTTCGACCACTTCAATTTCCAAATCCCGTGCAGCCCG TCCGGGATCTTTCTGCGGTGCGTCGAGCCCACGGACGCGGTGGCCCTTGCCAACGCCGCCGCGGAAAGCGCCGGCTGGATCGGGATGCTATGGTGCGGCGCGGCACAGACGGCCGCGGCCACGCTGGCTCTGCATCTCCCATGCCGCTACCGCCGGGTCCGCCGCGCCCTCGCCTACATCGCCCGCGCGCTCGCCATCGTCGGCCACAGCCTGTACGCCCGCGCCACCGTCCTCCTCTACGCCGCGGACCCAGGATCCCTCTTCGCCGTGATGGGCTGGACCCTGATCATAGTCTTCTTGGCGGTGTTCGACCTCCTCTGCTTCCTGATCCTCATGCTGGGACGTGAGGTGAGGACTGAGTGCGACTGA